The window ATTGACGGCGGTCAACCCCTCCTAAAGTCTTACACTTAGAACAATGAAAGCCTTGCTTCCAATACCTCTGACCTTCAGGAAATTGTCATGTTGTTGCGACGAAACTTTCTTCACGCCTTGGCCTCGTTCGGAGCTTGGCTGGCCCTCTCGCCAGACTCCCTTTCCGCGGCCGAGCCTCAGATCGGGGGCCGATTCATCCTGAGCGATCATACGGGACGGATCGTCACCGACCAGGACTTCCATGGGAAGTTCATGCTGATCTTCTTTGGTTACACCTTCTGTCCGGACATCTGCCCGACCGCCTTGGGAACCGTCGCCGAGGCGTTGGCCCGGCTGGACGGGGCGGAGGCGGACCGGCTGACCCCTGTCTTCGTCACCGTCGACCCGGAACGGGACACCGCGGCCCGGCTGCGCGAGTTCGTCGGACATTTCCATCCGCGCTTGGTGGGCCTGACCGGCAATCCCGAAATGATCGAACGGATGACCCGTACCTACAAGGTGACCTACCGCAAGGTTCCCGGCGCCCAGGGCGCCGCCCCCGACGAATACCTGATCGACCATTCGGCCGGGCTTTACCTGATGGACCGCGAGGGCAGGTTCCGTGTCAAGTTCCTGCACGGCATGGGGCCGGAGGAACTGGCGCGCCGCCTCAGGGAAGAACTGTCGCGTTGACGCCGAAGATCCGGGTCCGTTCGGGCGGGAAGGTGACCACCGCCGTGGTCCCCTTTCCCACTTGGCTGCGCAGTTCCAGGGTGGCGCCGTGCAATTCCGCCAACCGCGTGGCGAGCGGCAGGCCAAGTCCGGCCCCCTCGTAGCGCCGGGCCAGGGAACCATCGGCCTGGCCGAACGGCAGCATCACTTTTTCCATATCCGATTCGTCGATGCCGATTCCCGTATCGGCGACCGAAAAGACGAACCGGCCCCGGTCGTCGAGACGGGCATCGATGGCGACTTGACCACCGTCGGGCGTGAACTTGACGGCGTTGGACAGCAGGTTGAGCAGGATCTGCTTGACCCGCGTTTCATCCGCCACCAGCGCCGCCTGGACTTTCTGCACCGTCACCGGCACGGCCAAGCTGTGAGTGCCGGCCCGTTCGGCGACCAGTCGGCGGCATGCATCGACCATCCGTTCCACATCGATGGGCGCTTCGTGCAGTTCCAGCTTGCCCACCTCGATGCGCGACACGTCCAGAATATCGTTGATCAGGTTCAGGAGATGGCGCCCGGAATCGTTGATGTCCTTGGCGTACTCCGCATATTGCGGCGCGCCGATCTTGCCGAAGATCTCGGCCACCAGGAGATCGGAGAAGCCGATGATGGAATTCAGCGGCGTGCGCAGTTCGTGGCTCATGTTGGCCAGGAATTCGGTCTTGCTGCGGTTGGCGAACTCGGCCAGTTCCTTGGCCCGTTCCAGGTCGGCCTCGACACGCTTGCGTTCGATGATGCCGGCCAAGGTGTTGGCAACGGTGCGCAGGAAGCGGTCCTCCCGCTCGTCCCAGGGATGCCCTTCGCGAACATAGATGTTCAGAACCCCCTTCACCTCCCGATCGGTCATGATGGGCACGCAATAGTGGCCGTGCGGCTTCATGCCCTCGAAGACGGCATCGTGGGTATGGTCGATGGCGTTGCAGAACACCACGTCGCCCTTTTCGGCGGCACGGCCGCAGACGCAATAGCCGAAGGACACGCCCTTGCAGACCCGGCAGACGTCGTCGCTGAGCCCGTGCTGCACCCGCATGACCAGGGTATTGGGCGCATCGCCCAGCGTGAAGATGCAGCCCTTGGCGTCCAGGGCCAGGAAGGGCACCTGAGTCAGTTGCAGCAGGGCTTCCTCCAGGATGCGTTCCAGGGAGGCACCGGACAGGGATAGGCGCTGGATGGCGTTGACCACCTGCTGGAAGACCAAGTCTTGCTGGATCTGCGCCTCGGCCCGCTCGCGGACCACGATCTCCTTGCGCAGTTCGGCGGTCCGGGCCTCGACACGACTTTCCAGGTCTTCGTTGGCCTCCTGAAGCGCCTTCTGGGCCTCCTTCAACTCGGTGACGTCGGTACAGATGCCTACCACGCCGCCCTGGACCGTCAATCTTTCCCGCCCTTGGATCCAACGCCCGTCAGGCAGGCGGAGCAGGAAACCCTGGGGGCTTGGGTTGCGGTGCTGGGCGAGGCGCAGGCGTCGCCAAGCGGGGGCTTCGTAGGGCCCGCCTGGAAAATGGCCGGCGGCAATGGCTTCGTCGACGATTTCCGCGAAGGGAGTACCGGGCACCAGCTTGCCGGCCAGATGGGGAAAGAGGGTCCGGTAGCGGTCGTTGCACACCACCAGACGGTCGTCCGCGTCGTAGAGCACGAAGCCCTCGGAAACGCTGGAGATGGCCTCGCCCATCTGGCGTTCCATCTGGCGCACCCGTGCTTCTGAAAGGCGCAAGGCTTCCTCGGTCCGCGCCTCCTCGACCACGCGATCGACTACGGCGGAAAGCAGGTCCACCCAGCGCTGGTCCGGATCTTTGGCGATGTAGTCGCGAGCCCCCCGCTTCATGGCCTCGACGGCCACCGCCTCGCCGCCGGCGCTGGTCACCATGACCGCCGGAACGGAAATTCCCGCATAGGCCATGTCGGCCAGAATTTCCAGGCCGTCCTTACCCGGCAGATGGTAGTCGACGATCACCGCGTCGAAAGGCGCCGCCGCCAAACGGCGAATACCTTCCTCGCCGTTTTCGACGACCTCCAGATCGTAATGGCCCGCCGCAAGCCGCTCGCGCGCCCGGCGCGCCAAGGCGGCATCGTCCTCGATGTAAAGCAGCCTGACTCGTTCCGCGCCATTCCTGGGCACCATGAACCCCGCGCCCCGGTCAGAGAGTGATTTCTTCGCCGGCCAGAAGCTGATCGTACAGCTTCCAGGTCTCCTCGGCTTCGTCGGCCGGAATCCGCCGCACGGCCAACCCCAGGTTGATCAGGACGTACTCCCCCGGAGAGGGCAGATCGTCCATCATGAAGGCGAGACTGGCCGTCCGCTCGACGCCCTTGGCGCTGCAGCGGGCCACCAGCCCGGTCACTTCCTCGACCCGCATGGGAATGGTCAGGCACATTTCGGTCACCTACTCCGGAAAGACTCTATCATGGCCCCGACCTGCTGCCCAGCTTAGTGCAATGGAATCATCACGGTAAAGTCAAAATTTGTCGCATTTTATCATAATGTCCCTTATTCCCGCGGCCAGGACCGCCTTGCTTGGCCACCTTCCCGCGACTACCATCGTCCGGGGAAATAGGGGACGGGGATGGCGGATCATTTTTGGCGGTGGCTCAGCCAGGGGGTGGCAATAGGCATCGGATTTTCCCCCGCCTGCCTTACAACTATCGCACAGCCAGCCTCGGCGGCCGATTCCTTCATCGACACCCGTGGACAGGTTCACCACTTCGGCAACGAACTGCCGCCGATCCCCTCCTATGCGGACATTGCGATCGCCCCCAGCGTCTTTTCCTACCGCCGCGATTCCGTGCCCGCCTACGACCCCTGGTCCGCCGCCGTCGGCCGCCCCGTCAACGGAGTGGCGACTCTGGGTGGCTTCGAGAGCCAGGCCAACATCCTGACCGTCGGCCTGCGCGCCGATGCCACCCGGGGAGCGTCGCGCGTCGGGGCAGCGGCCAGGGGCGAGAAGGCCCATGCCTATGAGGACGGCGCCGGCCGCCGCACTCCCCACAACTACCGCCGCAACACAGAATATCTGGACCTGGGCCATGGCGAGGCCAAGGATGGCGCCCTGTCCCTCCATGCCTTTCGCGACCGCATGGACGACTTCCGCATTCCCAGCTACGGCGTGGACGGGGACATCATCGAGCGGGACTACGGCCGCCTGAGCTTCGACAAGACCGGGCTGTCGGGCCCCCTGGCGACCGTGACGGCCGGCATGTCCTTCACCAACGTGCATGTCGTGGCCGACAATTTCCGCCTGCGCACGCCGGGGTCGCTCCAGCTCGAATACGTCCTGGACTACCAGGAAGCCAAGTTCGACGTCCTGGCCACCCGGCCCGACTTCGGCGGCACCACCAGCCTGGGCTACGACCTGAGCTGGGGCCGCCACGTCTACATGATGTACAACCGGGAAATGGGGCCCAGCGTGGTCACTTCTTATCGCATCCCGGACGTGGAGACGCTGCGCACCGGCCTGTCGCTCGGCCACCGCCGCGACCTGGCCGGCACCGACGTGCAGGGGGCCTTGCGCTACGACGTGGTGGCCAAGGACCCGCAGGACGTCCACAACCGGCCGCGGGCCACCGGTTCGCAAGATCTTTACAACCTCTCGGCCCAGGAACTCTACGACCGCTACTACGGCCCCGGCCAGGACACCTACCGCATCGAGCACGACCTGAGCGCCCGCTTGCGGGCCGAACGCCCCGTCGGGCCGACGCAATCCTTCGTCGACATCAAGCGTTTCGTGCGGATGGCCGGCGACGGCGAACGCTACCTCGGCAACTCGGGCGGCGTGGCGACGCTGCAGGTGGGCAACCCAGGCCTCGATTCCGAAAAGCACTACACGGCCGAACTGGGCACGGCCGCCACCGGCGGCGGCTACAAGGGCTACGGCCTGGCCTCGCCCGTCGGGGCCTGGCGCGTCGCGGGCAGCGCCAGCCACGACCACGTGGAAGACTTCATCACCGCCGACCGCGCCCGCGGCCAAAGCGGCATTCGGCTGGCGGACAACGCCATCGTCTATCGCAACGTCACCGCCGAAATCGGCCGTCTGGAAGCCGATCTCCAGGCGATGGTCGCCGAAGGCTGGGGCGTCCGGCTCAACCTGGCGGGCAGCCGGGGCCGCAACACCTCGGACGAGCGGCCGCTCTACGGCGTACCGCCCCTGGAGGCCAACCTGTTCCTCGATACCTTCGGCGGTAGCCCGGAGGAAGGCTGGAACCTGGGCACGCGCCTGCGTGCCGTGCTGCCGCGCGGCGGAGTCGACGATTCCACCGCCACC is drawn from Magnetospirillum sp. WYHS-4 and contains these coding sequences:
- a CDS encoding SCO family protein, encoding MLLRRNFLHALASFGAWLALSPDSLSAAEPQIGGRFILSDHTGRIVTDQDFHGKFMLIFFGYTFCPDICPTALGTVAEALARLDGAEADRLTPVFVTVDPERDTAARLREFVGHFHPRLVGLTGNPEMIERMTRTYKVTYRKVPGAQGAAPDEYLIDHSAGLYLMDREGRFRVKFLHGMGPEELARRLREELSR
- a CDS encoding ATP-binding protein, translated to MVPRNGAERVRLLYIEDDAALARRARERLAAGHYDLEVVENGEEGIRRLAAAPFDAVIVDYHLPGKDGLEILADMAYAGISVPAVMVTSAGGEAVAVEAMKRGARDYIAKDPDQRWVDLLSAVVDRVVEEARTEEALRLSEARVRQMERQMGEAISSVSEGFVLYDADDRLVVCNDRYRTLFPHLAGKLVPGTPFAEIVDEAIAAGHFPGGPYEAPAWRRLRLAQHRNPSPQGFLLRLPDGRWIQGRERLTVQGGVVGICTDVTELKEAQKALQEANEDLESRVEARTAELRKEIVVRERAEAQIQQDLVFQQVVNAIQRLSLSGASLERILEEALLQLTQVPFLALDAKGCIFTLGDAPNTLVMRVQHGLSDDVCRVCKGVSFGYCVCGRAAEKGDVVFCNAIDHTHDAVFEGMKPHGHYCVPIMTDREVKGVLNIYVREGHPWDEREDRFLRTVANTLAGIIERKRVEADLERAKELAEFANRSKTEFLANMSHELRTPLNSIIGFSDLLVAEIFGKIGAPQYAEYAKDINDSGRHLLNLINDILDVSRIEVGKLELHEAPIDVERMVDACRRLVAERAGTHSLAVPVTVQKVQAALVADETRVKQILLNLLSNAVKFTPDGGQVAIDARLDDRGRFVFSVADTGIGIDESDMEKVMLPFGQADGSLARRYEGAGLGLPLATRLAELHGATLELRSQVGKGTTAVVTFPPERTRIFGVNATVLP
- a CDS encoding HypC/HybG/HupF family hydrogenase formation chaperone, encoding MCLTIPMRVEEVTGLVARCSAKGVERTASLAFMMDDLPSPGEYVLINLGLAVRRIPADEAEETWKLYDQLLAGEEITL
- a CDS encoding TonB-dependent receptor, translating into MADHFWRWLSQGVAIGIGFSPACLTTIAQPASAADSFIDTRGQVHHFGNELPPIPSYADIAIAPSVFSYRRDSVPAYDPWSAAVGRPVNGVATLGGFESQANILTVGLRADATRGASRVGAAARGEKAHAYEDGAGRRTPHNYRRNTEYLDLGHGEAKDGALSLHAFRDRMDDFRIPSYGVDGDIIERDYGRLSFDKTGLSGPLATVTAGMSFTNVHVVADNFRLRTPGSLQLEYVLDYQEAKFDVLATRPDFGGTTSLGYDLSWGRHVYMMYNREMGPSVVTSYRIPDVETLRTGLSLGHRRDLAGTDVQGALRYDVVAKDPQDVHNRPRATGSQDLYNLSAQELYDRYYGPGQDTYRIEHDLSARLRAERPVGPTQSFVDIKRFVRMAGDGERYLGNSGGVATLQVGNPGLDSEKHYTAELGTAATGGGYKGYGLASPVGAWRVAGSASHDHVEDFITADRARGQSGIRLADNAIVYRNVTAEIGRLEADLQAMVAEGWGVRLNLAGSRGRNTSDERPLYGVPPLEANLFLDTFGGSPEEGWNLGTRLRAVLPRGGVDDSTATGAGIDRAGKGDGFATLDVYGGWRPLPGLALRAGIDNLLDRTYHEHIQPAPQTPTSQWAYAPGRSWFLRLVASF